A single window of Micrococcaceae bacterium Sec5.1 DNA harbors:
- a CDS encoding amidohydrolase family protein, with protein MSATPETEATDQQSPALVVRNASVLDVKAGTYSTADVVSVEGKISSVGPDAKTPSGARVIDGTGKFVVPGLIDCHVHVVASSADFRSLTWTPASYVYAQTARIMGQMLRRGFTTVRDLSGADFGLAMAQQEGLLEGPKIHFCGHALSQTGGHGDMRLPGEDHDPNGRGCCGIGRVADGVDAVRAAARDEIRKGAHHIKIMASGGVSSPTDRIDSTQYSMEEMRAAVEEAEAANRYVAAHAYTARAINRALEAGVRSIEHGNLLDDESLKLFIEKDAFLVPTLVTYWALKEEGKEFGLTEEMWAKVDSVLTSGLEAISRAHEAGVKMAFGSDLLGGMHRHQNEQFRLLGKVQPAIDAIRSATTTAALLLDREGELGVIGPGADADMLVLGADPVADIAVLADISEHLEFLIQNGRVIS; from the coding sequence ATGAGCGCCACCCCAGAAACCGAAGCCACCGACCAGCAGTCGCCCGCCCTTGTCGTTCGCAACGCAAGCGTCCTTGATGTCAAGGCAGGCACGTACTCCACAGCCGACGTCGTCAGTGTTGAGGGGAAGATCAGCAGCGTCGGCCCCGACGCCAAGACGCCTTCCGGAGCCCGTGTGATTGATGGAACTGGAAAGTTTGTTGTCCCGGGGCTCATCGATTGCCACGTGCACGTAGTCGCGTCCAGTGCTGACTTCCGCTCGCTGACCTGGACACCGGCATCGTATGTGTACGCACAGACGGCCCGGATCATGGGACAGATGCTGCGCCGCGGTTTCACCACCGTCCGCGACCTTTCCGGCGCCGATTTTGGCCTGGCGATGGCTCAGCAGGAAGGGCTGCTGGAGGGGCCGAAGATCCACTTCTGCGGCCACGCTCTGAGCCAGACGGGCGGTCACGGCGACATGCGGCTTCCCGGTGAAGACCACGATCCCAATGGCCGCGGGTGCTGTGGAATCGGTCGCGTAGCCGACGGCGTTGACGCAGTGCGGGCAGCCGCTCGCGACGAGATCCGCAAGGGCGCCCACCACATCAAGATTATGGCGTCCGGTGGAGTCTCCTCCCCCACGGACCGCATTGATTCCACCCAATACTCCATGGAAGAAATGCGCGCCGCGGTGGAAGAAGCCGAAGCCGCCAACCGCTACGTCGCCGCCCACGCCTACACGGCCCGCGCCATCAACCGCGCACTCGAAGCCGGCGTCCGCTCGATCGAACACGGAAACCTCCTCGACGACGAAAGCCTCAAGCTCTTCATCGAGAAGGACGCCTTCCTGGTTCCCACGCTGGTCACGTACTGGGCGCTTAAGGAAGAGGGAAAGGAATTCGGGCTCACCGAGGAGATGTGGGCCAAAGTGGACTCAGTATTAACCAGCGGACTGGAAGCCATCTCCCGAGCACATGAAGCCGGCGTGAAAATGGCATTCGGTTCGGACCTCCTGGGCGGCATGCACCGCCATCAGAACGAACAGTTCAGGCTCCTCGGCAAGGTTCAACCAGCAATCGATGCCATCCGCTCAGCAACCACGACGGCGGCCCTGCTGCTTGACCGCGAAGGTGAACTAGGCGTGATCGGGCCTGGCGCTGACGCGGACATGCTGGTGTTGGGCGCCGACCCAGTGGCGGACATCGCGGTACTGGCAGACATCTCGGAACATTTGGAGTTCCTGATCCAGAACGGTCGGGTGATCTCCTAG
- a CDS encoding SRPBCC family protein, which yields MTTKVDKTIMVNVPVSTAYRQWTRFEEFPRFMGGVERVTRLSDDRLEWVAEIAGVHRRWEAKIVQQDMDRAVAWAAVEGAKNAGWVDFKEAGPSQTSLHLSLEYEPHGVLEFLGDKLHVVERQAESDLKKFKEYIEKKTPQRDADMGTTGTTDTTTTGAAASTSAATGATTAAATEAGTDKPGDVPIVDPITHAFDQTNGLADLDGDSDETADSDTRSAAERKDDEGFGPGYIPPMGGLPGQR from the coding sequence ATGACCACGAAAGTCGACAAAACCATCATGGTCAACGTTCCGGTGAGTACGGCCTACAGACAGTGGACGCGGTTCGAGGAATTCCCCCGTTTCATGGGCGGAGTGGAACGCGTGACGCGGCTGAGCGATGACCGTCTGGAATGGGTGGCCGAAATCGCTGGCGTCCATCGCCGCTGGGAAGCGAAGATCGTTCAGCAGGACATGGACCGGGCCGTGGCATGGGCCGCGGTGGAAGGTGCCAAGAATGCCGGATGGGTGGACTTCAAGGAAGCTGGCCCGAGCCAGACGTCCTTGCATCTGTCACTCGAATACGAGCCTCACGGCGTCCTTGAATTCCTCGGCGACAAACTGCATGTGGTTGAAAGGCAGGCGGAGTCGGACTTGAAGAAGTTCAAGGAGTACATCGAGAAGAAGACACCCCAACGGGATGCTGATATGGGCACCACGGGGACGACGGACACTACGACAACCGGCGCAGCCGCCAGCACCAGCGCAGCAACCGGGGCCACAACAGCGGCCGCAACCGAGGCCGGCACTGATAAGCCCGGCGACGTCCCGATCGTAGACCCCATTACGCACGCCTTCGATCAGACCAACGGCCTGGCAGATCTGGACGGCGATTCCGACGAGACAGCGGACAGCGATACACGCAGCGCCGCGGAACGGAAGGACGACGAGGGTTTCGGCCCGGGCTACATCCCACCGATGGGTGGCCTGCCCGGCCAGCGGTAG
- a CDS encoding oxidoreductase, with the protein MTTWLITGCSTGLGRALAQAVLARGDNAVVTARDVSKLQELTTEFPTTALAVALDVTEQSQVEAAVQQAEDRFGAVDVLVNNAGYGYRVAIEEGDDGDVRALFDTNVFGPVAMIKAVLPGMRSRRSGAIVNISSIGARICPPGSGYYSASKAALEGLSGSLQKELKPLGISVTVVEPGGFRTDFAGRSLTQSAQAIEDYAETAGKRRKENDTVHGTQPGDPDKAAEVIIAAVEAAETPAFLLLGADAVYAFGAVEEAQRADVDRWREQSISTGYTE; encoded by the coding sequence ATGACTACCTGGCTCATCACAGGCTGCTCCACTGGACTCGGCCGCGCACTTGCCCAAGCCGTGCTCGCACGGGGCGATAACGCCGTCGTCACCGCCCGCGATGTCTCCAAACTGCAGGAGCTGACCACCGAGTTCCCGACGACGGCCCTGGCAGTGGCGCTGGATGTCACCGAACAGTCTCAGGTAGAAGCCGCCGTGCAACAGGCCGAGGACCGGTTTGGCGCGGTGGACGTGCTGGTCAACAATGCCGGTTACGGTTACCGCGTAGCCATTGAAGAAGGCGATGACGGCGACGTCCGGGCGCTGTTCGACACCAACGTTTTTGGCCCGGTCGCCATGATCAAGGCCGTCCTGCCTGGAATGCGCTCCCGCCGATCAGGTGCAATAGTGAATATTTCCTCCATCGGCGCTCGGATCTGCCCGCCCGGTTCCGGCTATTACTCAGCGTCGAAGGCTGCACTTGAGGGCCTGTCCGGCTCGCTGCAGAAGGAACTGAAGCCTCTGGGAATCTCGGTGACAGTGGTGGAACCGGGTGGGTTCCGGACCGACTTTGCAGGGCGTTCGCTCACCCAATCGGCTCAGGCAATTGAGGATTACGCCGAGACGGCTGGCAAGCGCCGCAAGGAAAACGACACCGTCCACGGCACCCAGCCCGGCGACCCGGACAAAGCAGCAGAGGTGATCATCGCCGCCGTCGAAGCAGCCGAAACGCCCGCGTTCCTGCTGCTGGGGGCCGATGCCGTCTACGCATTCGGTGCGGTGGAGGAAGCCCAGCGCGCCGACGTGGATCGTTGGCGCGAGCAGAGCATCAGCACGGGTTACACGGAGTAA
- a CDS encoding glycosyltransferase family 2 protein, which produces MHRAVISETTAAPRGSHRAPGGVVTVLVPAHNESAGITETLISLNNQTKRPDRVIVVADNCTDDTEELALAQGVEVLRTVGNRDKKAGALNFALGQLLPGADPEDLVLVQDADSQLAPDFIENATNNLLKDELLGAVGGVFSGGPGGGFVGHLQRNEYARYARDVKRLHGRCLVVTGTAALFRIKTLRDVVAARLNGTLPPGNGEGGVYDTSVLTEDNELSFALLTLGYRIASPSNCTLVTEVMPTWRELWAQRLRWKRGAVENCVQYGWTKVTRAYWGRQFLSMLGVLVTLAYLGSIVFALTSGMGLNLHPFWLAVTCIFVLERIVTLRFRGWRYMLLAATMYETVIDVFLQAVHAKAYLDAALNRKKVW; this is translated from the coding sequence ATGCATCGGGCCGTCATTTCAGAGACAACTGCTGCACCACGGGGATCCCACCGTGCCCCCGGTGGTGTGGTCACGGTTCTGGTCCCGGCACACAACGAATCCGCCGGCATTACCGAAACCCTCATCTCGCTGAACAACCAGACCAAACGCCCGGATCGTGTGATCGTGGTGGCCGATAACTGCACTGACGATACTGAAGAACTCGCCCTGGCCCAGGGCGTCGAAGTCCTCCGCACTGTTGGCAACAGGGATAAGAAGGCCGGCGCCCTGAACTTCGCTCTGGGGCAGCTTCTTCCCGGAGCCGATCCCGAAGACCTGGTTCTGGTCCAGGACGCCGATTCGCAGCTTGCCCCGGACTTCATCGAGAATGCCACGAACAACCTCCTCAAGGACGAACTGTTGGGGGCGGTGGGTGGAGTGTTCAGCGGTGGGCCGGGAGGCGGGTTCGTCGGACACCTGCAGCGAAATGAGTATGCCCGGTACGCCCGGGATGTAAAGCGCCTCCACGGCAGATGCCTGGTAGTCACCGGGACCGCGGCACTCTTCCGTATAAAGACCCTGCGGGACGTCGTCGCAGCACGGCTGAACGGTACGCTTCCTCCCGGAAACGGCGAGGGCGGCGTCTACGATACTTCGGTGCTGACCGAAGACAACGAATTGTCCTTTGCTCTCCTCACCCTCGGATACCGCATAGCTTCACCGTCAAACTGCACGCTGGTCACCGAAGTCATGCCGACGTGGCGGGAACTTTGGGCGCAGCGGCTCCGGTGGAAGCGCGGAGCCGTGGAGAACTGCGTGCAGTACGGGTGGACCAAAGTGACCAGGGCCTACTGGGGACGGCAGTTCCTCTCCATGCTCGGCGTCCTGGTAACCCTGGCCTACCTCGGATCCATCGTCTTTGCCCTGACCAGCGGAATGGGACTGAACCTCCACCCATTCTGGCTCGCCGTCACCTGCATCTTCGTCCTGGAACGCATAGTAACTCTGCGTTTCCGGGGCTGGAGGTACATGTTGCTTGCCGCAACCATGTACGAAACCGTCATCGACGTTTTCCTCCAGGCAGTCCACGCCAAGGCCTACCTGGACGCCGCACTCAACAGAAAGAAAGTTTGGTAA
- a CDS encoding NUDIX domain-containing protein translates to MTIRSAGILLYRHGSTGELELWIAHMGGPFWAHKDEHAWSIPKGEFLEDEDPLVAARREFIEEIGTPPPPADYELLGVFKQPSGKLITAFAAEADSFQPDEIVSNTFPMEWPKGSGSIKEFPEIDDARWFGEATARTKLVKGQLPIVDALARHLVGKAL, encoded by the coding sequence ATCACGATTCGCAGCGCGGGAATCCTGCTCTACCGGCACGGTTCCACGGGAGAGCTGGAACTTTGGATTGCCCACATGGGTGGACCCTTCTGGGCGCACAAGGACGAACACGCCTGGTCAATTCCCAAGGGCGAATTCCTTGAGGACGAAGACCCATTGGTTGCCGCCCGACGCGAATTTATCGAGGAAATTGGGACTCCGCCGCCACCTGCTGACTACGAGTTGTTGGGGGTTTTCAAACAGCCCTCCGGCAAACTCATCACCGCCTTCGCAGCAGAAGCAGACTCCTTCCAGCCCGATGAGATCGTCAGCAACACCTTTCCTATGGAATGGCCTAAGGGATCCGGCTCCATCAAGGAATTTCCGGAAATAGACGACGCCCGGTGGTTTGGAGAAGCAACAGCCAGGACCAAGCTCGTCAAAGGGCAACTGCCCATTGTGGACGCTCTGGCCCGGCACCTTGTCGGGAAAGCCCTCTAG
- a CDS encoding molybdenum cofactor biosysynthesis protein, producing MTPEYRYDVEVLHLLVSPAHAYFGRAREGAADVPTTDAEQAELVTGKGIVGDRFFGKAAHMDAAVTVFAVEALESIASELDVGPFDPLVTRRNVVLRGAELAPLLGHEFTLESDGDSVRLKAGRPAHPCAWMDQMLAPGAHKAMRGRGGVRCQVISGGLLHRGPAVLVSPVPLDPARAGEATVLRPSRLP from the coding sequence ATGACCCCTGAGTACAGGTACGACGTCGAGGTGCTGCATCTCTTGGTATCGCCGGCGCACGCCTATTTTGGCCGCGCCCGCGAAGGTGCTGCGGATGTCCCGACGACGGACGCTGAGCAGGCCGAGCTTGTGACGGGCAAGGGCATTGTGGGTGACAGGTTCTTCGGCAAGGCCGCCCACATGGACGCCGCAGTGACCGTGTTCGCGGTGGAAGCGCTGGAGTCAATCGCCTCCGAACTGGACGTCGGGCCCTTCGACCCGTTGGTGACCCGGCGAAACGTGGTGCTTCGCGGGGCCGAACTGGCCCCCTTGCTGGGGCATGAGTTCACTCTGGAGTCCGACGGCGATTCCGTGCGGCTGAAGGCAGGGAGGCCAGCACACCCTTGCGCTTGGATGGACCAGATGCTGGCACCGGGGGCACACAAGGCGATGCGCGGCAGGGGCGGCGTGCGTTGCCAGGTGATCTCCGGAGGACTGCTCCACAGAGGTCCGGCTGTATTGGTGAGTCCTGTGCCCTTGGATCCAGCCAGGGCCGGCGAGGCAACGGTGCTGCGGCCCTCCCGGCTTCCCTAA
- a CDS encoding ABC transporter ATP-binding protein yields the protein MSAMTAGQRGPQRPPIGPRGGGPFGGMNIPAEKASNFGASARRLLGTLRPERFWLTLVLVFAVVSVTLSVIGPRLLGEGTNLIFAGVVSKQLPAGVSKAQVIAGLRASGENNKADMLNAMNLTPGIGIDFGALSSVLLWVLALYVLASAFGWMQAYVLNGVVQRTVYRLRERIEAKIHRLPLRYFDSIQRGELLSRVTNDVDNISQSLQQSISQVVSSLLTVLGVLVMMFLLSPLLAIIALVTIPLTLGTTVVIAKRSQKLFVAQWKNTGELNGQIEETYTGHALVKVFGRQNEVQAKFRAKNSELYQASFGAQFVSGLIMPAMTFIGNLVYVGIAVVGGLQVASGAMQLGDVQAFIQYSRQFTMPLAQLGSMANMLQSGVASAERVFDLLDEEEESPEPAPVPRSGPSRGRLVFENVSFRYLPDKPLITDLSLVAEPGQSIAIVGPTGAGKTTLVNLMMRFYELDAGRITLDGVDIASMSRQELRSRMGMVLQDTWLFGGTIRDNIAYGRPTASEPEILEAAQATYVDRFVRSLPEGYDTVLDDEGGNVSAGEKQLLTIARAFLSRPSVLILDEATSSVDTRTEVLVQKAMNALRSDRTSFVIAHRLSTIRDADLILVMESGQIVEQGTHAELLAAGGAYSRLYEAQFAAPAAEEV from the coding sequence ATGAGCGCCATGACAGCAGGTCAACGGGGGCCACAGCGGCCACCCATTGGGCCCCGAGGTGGCGGTCCGTTCGGTGGCATGAACATTCCGGCGGAGAAAGCTTCCAACTTTGGTGCCTCGGCCCGGCGGCTGCTGGGCACTTTGCGGCCTGAGCGGTTCTGGCTGACGCTGGTCCTGGTATTCGCTGTGGTCAGCGTCACCTTGTCCGTCATCGGGCCCAGGCTGCTGGGCGAAGGAACCAACCTCATCTTCGCCGGCGTGGTGTCCAAACAACTGCCAGCAGGGGTTTCCAAAGCCCAAGTGATCGCGGGCCTGCGCGCCTCCGGCGAGAACAACAAAGCCGACATGCTGAACGCCATGAACCTGACACCCGGCATCGGAATCGACTTCGGTGCGCTGTCATCCGTGCTGCTCTGGGTGCTGGCGCTGTACGTTCTGGCCTCAGCGTTCGGTTGGATGCAGGCGTACGTGCTCAACGGCGTCGTGCAGCGGACCGTGTACAGACTCCGCGAGCGGATCGAAGCGAAAATCCATCGGCTTCCCCTGCGGTATTTCGACTCCATCCAGCGTGGTGAGCTGCTCAGCCGCGTAACCAACGACGTCGACAACATCTCTCAAAGCCTGCAGCAATCCATCAGCCAGGTGGTGTCCTCGCTGCTGACCGTACTGGGCGTGCTGGTGATGATGTTCCTGCTCTCGCCGCTGCTCGCCATCATTGCGTTGGTGACCATCCCGCTTACCCTGGGGACCACGGTGGTGATTGCCAAGCGCTCGCAGAAACTGTTCGTCGCACAATGGAAAAACACCGGCGAGCTCAACGGGCAGATTGAGGAAACGTACACCGGTCACGCACTCGTGAAGGTGTTCGGCCGCCAAAACGAAGTCCAAGCGAAGTTCCGCGCCAAGAACAGCGAGCTGTACCAGGCAAGCTTCGGGGCACAATTCGTGAGCGGGCTGATCATGCCGGCCATGACGTTCATCGGAAACCTGGTGTACGTGGGCATCGCCGTAGTGGGCGGTCTGCAAGTGGCCTCTGGTGCAATGCAGTTGGGTGACGTGCAGGCCTTCATTCAATACTCACGGCAATTCACCATGCCGTTGGCCCAACTGGGATCCATGGCCAACATGCTCCAATCGGGCGTTGCCTCGGCGGAACGGGTGTTCGACCTGCTGGATGAGGAAGAAGAATCCCCGGAACCTGCTCCTGTTCCGCGGTCCGGTCCATCGCGTGGGCGGCTCGTGTTCGAGAATGTGTCCTTCCGGTACCTGCCCGACAAGCCACTCATCACGGACCTCAGCCTGGTGGCCGAACCAGGTCAGAGCATCGCCATCGTTGGACCAACAGGTGCCGGCAAGACAACGCTGGTGAACCTCATGATGCGCTTCTACGAACTGGACGCCGGACGCATAACTCTCGACGGCGTGGACATCGCCTCCATGTCACGGCAGGAACTGCGCTCGCGGATGGGCATGGTCCTGCAGGATACGTGGCTCTTCGGCGGGACTATCCGCGACAACATCGCCTATGGTCGGCCCACTGCATCTGAGCCCGAGATCCTTGAAGCTGCCCAGGCCACCTACGTGGACCGGTTCGTCCGTTCTCTTCCCGAGGGCTACGACACAGTGCTCGACGACGAAGGCGGCAACGTCTCCGCCGGCGAGAAGCAGCTGCTCACCATTGCCCGCGCCTTCTTGTCCCGTCCATCGGTCCTGATCCTCGATGAAGCCACGAGCTCGGTGGATACGCGTACCGAGGTTCTGGTGCAGAAAGCCATGAACGCACTGCGCTCCGACCGGACCAGCTTCGTCATCGCGCACCGGCTCTCCACCATTCGCGACGCCGATCTCATCCTGGTGATGGAATCGGGGCAGATCGTGGAACAGGGGACCCATGCTGAGCTGCTTGCTGCGGGCGGGGCGTACTCACGGCTCTACGAGGCGCAGTTCGCGGCGCCAGCGGCTGAAGAGGTGTGA
- a CDS encoding ABC transporter ATP-binding protein, producing the protein MLWKVLVRFLKPHQRLLIAVVVFQLAQSIASLYLPTLNADIIDNGVATGDTDYILRMGGLMLLITLLQIACAVVAVYFGAKAAMGMGRDLRDAVFARVGEFSEQEVTKFGAPSLITRSTNDVQQVQQLVLMSCTLMVAAPMLSIGGVIMAVRQDAQLSWLIAVCVPVLLVAVGLIVTRMVPLFRKMQVRIDAVNRVLREQLTGIRVVRAFVREDMETSRFGKANEDVTDVALRAGRLMALMFPVVMLVMNISSVAVIWFGSFRIEDGSMQVGTLIAFLSYLMQILMSVMMATFMAVMIPRASVSADRIGQVLETASSVQPPSNPVTGGIRRGELEMRDVGFAYPGAEQPVLSGVTFTAMAGQTTAIIGSTGAGKTTLVNLMPRLFDATAGAVRMDGVDIRDLHPDLLWGHIGLVPQRPYLFSGTVRSNLQYGKPDASDDELWQALSVAQARDFVEEMEGGLDAPISQGGTNVSGGQRQRLAIARALVKQPELYIFDDSFSSLDTATDARLRQALKHHTNGATLVIIAQRVSSIADADQILVLDDGRIVGQGTHDELLETSETYREIVSSQLAAEEAA; encoded by the coding sequence ATGCTTTGGAAGGTTCTCGTTCGGTTCCTGAAGCCGCACCAGCGGTTGCTGATTGCCGTCGTCGTTTTTCAATTGGCGCAGTCCATCGCGTCCCTTTATCTGCCTACGCTCAACGCCGACATCATCGATAACGGCGTCGCTACCGGCGATACCGATTACATCCTGCGCATGGGTGGCCTCATGCTGCTGATCACGCTGTTGCAGATTGCGTGTGCGGTGGTGGCCGTGTACTTCGGCGCGAAGGCAGCCATGGGAATGGGCCGCGACCTGCGGGACGCCGTCTTTGCAAGGGTGGGGGAGTTCTCGGAGCAGGAAGTCACCAAGTTCGGGGCGCCGTCCTTGATCACGCGGTCCACCAACGATGTCCAGCAGGTTCAGCAACTGGTCCTCATGTCCTGCACGCTTATGGTTGCCGCGCCCATGCTGAGCATTGGCGGCGTGATCATGGCCGTGCGGCAGGACGCCCAGCTGTCCTGGCTGATCGCGGTCTGCGTGCCTGTATTGCTGGTGGCCGTCGGGTTGATCGTGACCCGGATGGTGCCGCTGTTCCGCAAAATGCAGGTTCGGATCGACGCCGTCAACCGCGTTCTCCGCGAGCAACTCACCGGCATCCGGGTGGTCCGCGCTTTCGTGCGGGAAGACATGGAGACCTCCCGGTTTGGCAAGGCGAACGAAGACGTCACTGACGTCGCGCTGCGGGCCGGCCGTTTGATGGCGCTCATGTTCCCGGTGGTCATGTTGGTGATGAACATTTCCAGTGTGGCGGTGATCTGGTTCGGCTCGTTCCGGATCGAGGACGGCTCCATGCAGGTAGGCACGCTGATCGCCTTCCTCAGCTACCTCATGCAGATCCTCATGTCCGTCATGATGGCCACTTTCATGGCCGTGATGATCCCGCGCGCGTCCGTTTCTGCGGACAGGATCGGGCAGGTGCTGGAGACCGCCTCAAGTGTCCAGCCGCCGTCGAACCCTGTTACTGGCGGTATCCGCCGTGGCGAACTGGAAATGCGCGACGTCGGATTCGCCTACCCGGGTGCCGAACAGCCAGTCCTCAGCGGCGTCACCTTCACAGCCATGGCCGGCCAGACCACGGCAATCATTGGCAGCACTGGCGCCGGGAAGACCACGTTGGTGAACCTGATGCCGCGGCTGTTCGACGCCACTGCGGGAGCAGTCCGGATGGACGGCGTGGACATCCGCGACCTGCATCCGGACCTGCTGTGGGGGCATATCGGCCTGGTGCCACAACGGCCATATCTGTTCTCAGGCACCGTCCGCAGCAACCTTCAATACGGCAAACCCGACGCCAGCGACGACGAACTGTGGCAGGCCCTTTCAGTGGCCCAGGCGCGGGACTTTGTTGAAGAGATGGAAGGTGGACTGGATGCGCCCATCTCGCAGGGCGGCACCAACGTTTCCGGCGGGCAACGGCAACGCCTGGCCATTGCCCGGGCACTCGTGAAACAGCCGGAGCTCTACATTTTCGACGATTCCTTCTCCTCGCTGGACACCGCCACGGACGCCCGCCTCCGGCAGGCCCTCAAACACCACACCAACGGCGCCACGCTGGTGATCATCGCCCAGCGCGTCTCCAGCATCGCGGACGCGGACCAGATATTAGTGCTCGACGACGGCAGGATCGTTGGGCAGGGAACCCACGATGAGCTGTTGGAGACGTCCGAAACATACAGGGAAATCGTGTCTTCCCAGCTGGCAGCGGAGGAGGCGGCATGA
- a CDS encoding helix-turn-helix transcriptional regulator: MPTDQPVSHQARSNHARLGEFFRTRREQTRPQDVGLPVSPRRRTPGLRREEVAVLANVGVSWYTWLEQGRAIGASEEILDAISNALRLSPEDRTYVRRLASGRRSGPSGNTVSTAGGQTLGQAAGHNFDVDDVQLALLQQLVDAMANPSYIADPFWTVVAMNSAAAETFDTRVGESCLQRFFTDPELARPHVHKEMMARSMVAQFRAQSANFPDDHRFDAMARGLCQVSEAFRELWQRQVVGDSYHVDVVYDHPEVGRLSFAPMVLGVPQFRALRLFTYLPKSGTGTQAALQGLNRKAVV; the protein is encoded by the coding sequence TTGCCTACCGACCAGCCTGTTTCACATCAAGCCCGCTCCAACCACGCCCGCCTTGGCGAGTTCTTCCGCACCCGCCGCGAGCAGACCCGTCCGCAGGATGTCGGGTTACCAGTCAGCCCACGACGCCGGACTCCCGGACTGAGGCGCGAAGAGGTGGCCGTCCTGGCCAATGTTGGGGTCTCCTGGTACACGTGGCTGGAACAGGGGCGGGCCATTGGCGCCTCGGAGGAAATCCTCGATGCCATTTCGAACGCACTGCGGCTTAGCCCTGAGGACCGGACCTATGTCCGGCGGCTTGCATCCGGGCGCCGTTCGGGTCCGTCCGGCAATACGGTCAGCACGGCTGGCGGTCAGACTTTGGGACAGGCCGCCGGTCACAACTTCGACGTCGACGACGTCCAGCTCGCTCTGCTGCAGCAGCTGGTGGATGCCATGGCGAATCCCAGCTACATCGCTGACCCTTTCTGGACCGTAGTGGCCATGAATTCCGCGGCCGCAGAAACTTTCGATACCCGTGTGGGTGAAAGCTGCCTCCAACGCTTCTTCACGGATCCGGAGCTCGCCAGGCCCCACGTGCATAAGGAGATGATGGCCCGCTCCATGGTGGCGCAGTTCCGTGCGCAATCAGCCAACTTCCCGGACGATCACCGTTTCGATGCCATGGCACGCGGTCTATGCCAGGTTTCGGAAGCCTTCCGGGAATTATGGCAGCGGCAAGTGGTTGGCGATTCGTACCACGTGGATGTTGTTTATGATCACCCCGAGGTAGGCCGCCTCAGCTTCGCTCCCATGGTGCTGGGTGTCCCGCAGTTCCGGGCCCTCCGTCTTTTCACTTACCTACCCAAAAGCGGAACCGGAACGCAGGCTGCCCTGCAAGGTTTGAACAGGAAAGCAGTGGTCTGA
- a CDS encoding AAA family ATPase: MRIGISGTYSSGKTFTSMALSHYTGLPRTKARTMREILPEAAPGKTLEECTAAELIQMIVTRHVERAVYEDKLSAGFISDGSSLQEWIYGSVRVSLGLNPSASAHLAAGESVEKTPELAFFEEVMTSLGNSFKRHVKNSFDVFVHLKNELPLSADGHRPVNDQFRNMSDEILQYTMDELGIAFHVVSGSVEERLVRIASLLNLEPRMSPQDATRLAAEEYAQLDVRSERERVLQ, encoded by the coding sequence GTGCGCATCGGCATTTCGGGTACCTATTCCTCGGGCAAGACGTTTACGTCCATGGCCTTGTCCCACTACACCGGGTTGCCCCGCACCAAAGCCAGGACCATGCGGGAGATCCTGCCCGAGGCCGCCCCTGGCAAGACCCTCGAGGAATGCACTGCGGCGGAGCTCATCCAGATGATCGTGACCCGTCACGTGGAGCGTGCCGTGTATGAGGACAAGCTCTCGGCCGGTTTCATCTCCGACGGTTCATCGCTGCAGGAATGGATCTACGGGTCCGTGCGGGTTTCCCTCGGGCTGAACCCCAGCGCCTCAGCACATCTGGCGGCGGGGGAGAGCGTGGAGAAGACTCCGGAACTCGCCTTCTTCGAAGAGGTGATGACCAGCCTGGGCAACAGCTTCAAGAGGCACGTCAAGAACTCCTTCGATGTGTTCGTGCACCTGAAGAACGAGCTCCCGCTCTCTGCTGATGGACACCGCCCGGTCAACGATCAATTCCGGAACATGTCCGATGAGATCCTGCAGTACACCATGGACGAGTTGGGCATCGCCTTCCATGTTGTGTCAGGTTCCGTGGAGGAGCGTCTGGTCCGGATTGCTTCCCTGCTCAACCTTGAGCCGCGCATGAGTCCCCAGGACGCCACACGCCTGGCAGCCGAGGAATACGCGCAGCTGGACGTGCGCTCCGAACGGGAGCGGGTCCTGCAGTAA